A stretch of the Bordetella genomosp. 8 genome encodes the following:
- a CDS encoding ABC transporter substrate-binding protein: MSNLPYRRRFLKLAAAGAALGAQPYILRGAYAQATDPIMLGALSPLSGSGAQYGPPMQQAIAAVVDEVNAASGVLGRQIKLVREDCQTNPEAAVRAARKLIDVDKVVAIIGVWSSPVTQAVAPLCWESKTVIACASGADNLTHLPHQGYLFRTQPTTTLQGRKFGEFALSQGARKVVYLTPQTPFVQSMTENMAKAMAAAGGTVTTVVYEDKKASYRTEVDKALASKPDMLVLGGYVADTSVLVKDLYRAGYQGKMLSYAYTVNKQLIESVPKDTVEGIFTIAPSPAADGTAYARLKKIVNSDSPDPYTAQSYDHANLVIMAMAQAKAASGAAIKDAIRKLAADGGQRVDNAAAGIKILAGGGSVDYVGASGPCRFTDIGDVAEASFRYEQVKDGKPVLLKIA, encoded by the coding sequence ATGTCCAACCTTCCGTACCGCCGCCGTTTCCTGAAGCTGGCCGCCGCCGGCGCCGCGCTGGGGGCGCAGCCCTATATCCTGCGCGGCGCCTACGCGCAGGCCACCGACCCGATCATGCTGGGCGCGCTTTCGCCCCTGTCCGGCTCGGGCGCGCAGTACGGCCCGCCCATGCAGCAGGCCATCGCCGCCGTGGTCGACGAAGTGAATGCCGCCAGCGGCGTGCTGGGGAGGCAGATCAAGCTGGTGCGCGAGGACTGCCAGACCAATCCCGAGGCCGCGGTGCGCGCGGCGCGCAAGCTGATCGACGTCGACAAGGTCGTGGCCATCATCGGCGTCTGGTCGTCGCCGGTCACGCAGGCGGTGGCGCCCTTGTGCTGGGAGAGCAAGACGGTGATCGCCTGCGCGTCGGGCGCCGACAACTTGACGCACCTGCCGCACCAGGGCTATCTGTTCCGCACCCAGCCGACGACCACGCTGCAAGGCCGCAAGTTCGGCGAGTTCGCGCTGTCGCAGGGCGCCCGCAAGGTGGTCTACCTGACGCCGCAGACGCCCTTCGTGCAGTCGATGACGGAAAACATGGCCAAGGCGATGGCCGCCGCGGGCGGCACGGTCACGACCGTCGTGTACGAGGACAAGAAGGCCAGCTACCGGACCGAAGTGGACAAGGCGCTGGCCAGCAAGCCCGACATGCTGGTGCTGGGCGGCTACGTGGCCGATACCTCGGTGCTGGTGAAGGACCTGTACCGCGCCGGCTACCAGGGCAAGATGCTGTCGTATGCCTATACCGTCAACAAACAGCTGATCGAGTCCGTGCCCAAGGATACGGTGGAAGGCATCTTCACCATCGCGCCGTCGCCCGCGGCGGACGGCACCGCCTACGCGCGCCTGAAGAAGATCGTCAATTCCGACAGCCCCGATCCCTACACGGCGCAGTCCTATGACCATGCGAACCTGGTCATCATGGCGATGGCGCAGGCCAAGGCGGCGTCCGGGGCGGCCATCAAGGACGCGATACGCAAGCTGGCGGCGGACGGCGGCCAGCGGGTCGACAACGCGGCGGCCGGCATCAAGATCCTGGCCGGCGGCGGCAGCGTCGATTACGTCGGCGCCAGCGGCCCTTGCCGTTTCACCGATATCGGCGATGTCGCGGAGGCCAGCTTCCGCTACGAGCAGGTCAAGGACGGCAAGCCCGTGCTGCTGAAGATCGCTTGA
- a CDS encoding GAF domain-containing protein: MESRALELLNQSCAAAAVRGGREALFRGIDQALGELVGHKLFTILYTSPDAQQVIRLYSNQPDAYPVSGAKKMGPTPWGDLVITRGQPYIGNTEEDIKWAFFDHELIKSLGCDSVLNVPVVIEGRTLGTLNLLHQAGWYEDRHVPIATPFAYLLAPLFEAVRREAGA, translated from the coding sequence ATGGAATCGAGAGCACTGGAATTACTGAATCAATCCTGCGCCGCGGCCGCGGTGCGGGGCGGGCGCGAAGCGCTGTTTCGCGGCATCGACCAGGCGCTGGGCGAACTGGTGGGGCACAAGCTGTTCACCATCCTGTATACCTCGCCGGACGCGCAGCAGGTGATACGCCTGTACAGCAATCAACCGGACGCATATCCGGTCAGCGGCGCCAAGAAGATGGGGCCCACGCCATGGGGCGACCTGGTCATCACGCGCGGCCAACCGTATATCGGCAATACCGAGGAAGACATCAAGTGGGCGTTCTTCGACCACGAGCTGATCAAGTCGCTGGGCTGCGACTCGGTGCTGAACGTGCCCGTGGTGATCGAGGGCCGGACACTGGGGACCTTGAATCTGCTGCATCAGGCCGGCTGGTACGAGGACCGTCACGTGCCCATCGCCACGCCGTTCGCGTATCTGCTGGCGCCGCTGTTCGAGGCGGTGCGGCGCGAAGCCGGCGCATGA
- a CDS encoding ABC transporter ATP-binding protein, with the protein MTAAANAAPLLSVRGLAGGYTPTDRVVKGVDLDIAPGELVVVVGPNGAGKSTLLKLIAGLHHMAEGSIELEGRRLSVQTPLARARAGIGFVPQENNVFGGLTVRENLEMGAYLHGRGEEARIDAMYQRFPVLRDKRRAAAGTLSGGQRQVVAMAMALMGEPRMLLLDEPSAGLSPAACEVLFDTVRELADGGLTILMIEQNALAALDIADRGIVMVTGAKRADRAARDLAADPDTRRMFLGGADHHHPSDR; encoded by the coding sequence ATGACGGCGGCGGCGAACGCGGCTCCGCTGTTGAGCGTGCGCGGCCTGGCCGGCGGCTATACGCCCACCGATCGCGTCGTCAAGGGCGTGGACCTGGATATCGCGCCGGGCGAACTGGTCGTCGTCGTGGGGCCCAACGGCGCCGGCAAATCGACCTTGCTGAAACTGATCGCCGGCCTGCACCACATGGCCGAAGGCAGCATCGAACTGGAAGGCCGGCGCCTGTCGGTGCAGACGCCGCTGGCCCGCGCACGCGCCGGCATCGGCTTCGTGCCGCAGGAAAACAACGTCTTCGGCGGCTTGACCGTGCGCGAGAACCTGGAAATGGGCGCCTATCTGCACGGCCGGGGAGAAGAAGCCCGCATCGACGCCATGTACCAGCGCTTTCCCGTGCTGCGCGACAAGCGGCGCGCGGCGGCCGGCACGCTGTCCGGTGGCCAGCGGCAGGTCGTCGCCATGGCCATGGCGCTGATGGGCGAACCGCGCATGCTCTTGCTGGACGAGCCGTCCGCGGGCCTGTCGCCCGCCGCCTGCGAAGTGTTGTTCGATACCGTGCGCGAACTGGCCGACGGCGGGCTGACCATCCTGATGATCGAACAGAACGCGCTGGCCGCGCTGGATATCGCCGATCGCGGCATCGTCATGGTCACCGGCGCCAAGCGCGCCGACCGCGCCGCGCGCGACCTGGCCGCGGATCCGGATACCCGCCGCATGTTCCTGGGCGGCGCCGACCACCATCACCCGTCAGATCGCTGA
- a CDS encoding branched-chain amino acid ABC transporter permease: MTELLQALANGIIAGATIALPAVGLSMMYAVLRFPNFAVAGVASVGAYLAYLANVRAGLPPVATIPVAFAGAGLVGLACDWIGMRRLRRVPSSDGGLTVAIVSIAIMLALEAILRFAFGNDLRSFDVPIMRDVSVGGIRVSPQQFANLGIAVAVTACLFLYFRYTRMGKAMRAVADNPTLARLKGIDPDIIASLTIFLGMGLAGVGGALLGIDTSIDPLTGSRFLLTFFAASVLGGLASPAGAVIGAVAIGVAEEVALIWLPPTYRSAVGFVAIFVFLTFRPQGLMGRR; the protein is encoded by the coding sequence GTGACGGAGCTGTTGCAAGCGTTGGCGAACGGGATCATCGCCGGCGCCACCATCGCCTTGCCCGCGGTAGGCCTGTCCATGATGTACGCGGTGCTGCGCTTTCCCAATTTCGCGGTGGCCGGGGTGGCCAGCGTCGGCGCCTACCTGGCCTACCTGGCCAATGTGCGGGCCGGGCTGCCGCCGGTCGCCACCATCCCGGTGGCCTTCGCCGGCGCCGGCCTGGTGGGCCTGGCGTGCGACTGGATAGGCATGCGGCGCTTACGGCGCGTGCCATCGTCCGACGGCGGCCTGACCGTGGCCATCGTATCGATCGCCATCATGCTGGCGCTCGAGGCCATCCTGCGCTTCGCGTTCGGCAATGACCTGCGCAGCTTCGACGTGCCCATCATGCGCGACGTGAGCGTCGGCGGCATACGGGTCAGTCCGCAGCAGTTCGCCAACCTGGGCATAGCCGTGGCCGTGACGGCCTGCCTGTTCCTGTACTTCCGCTATACGCGCATGGGCAAGGCGATGCGCGCGGTGGCCGACAATCCGACGCTGGCGCGCCTGAAGGGAATCGACCCGGACATCATCGCCTCGCTGACCATCTTCCTGGGCATGGGACTGGCTGGCGTGGGGGGCGCCTTGCTGGGCATCGACACCAGCATCGACCCGTTGACCGGCAGCCGCTTCCTGTTGACCTTCTTCGCGGCCAGCGTGCTGGGTGGCCTGGCGAGTCCGGCGGGCGCGGTGATCGGCGCGGTGGCGATAGGCGTGGCCGAGGAGGTCGCGCTGATCTGGCTGCCACCCACCTATCGCAGCGCGGTAGGCTTCGTGGCCATCTTCGTCTTCCTGACTTTTCGACCGCAGGGCCTGATGGGCCGGCGCTGA
- a CDS encoding ABC transporter ATP-binding protein yields MSAHQSIPARPLPFLFHYVKARPGSFTCLALLIVGAASCAVAVQYGMKLIVDAMAEPDRARADIWHPLAFFLVLIGLESALWRSAGWLGCRTIVASCADMRIDLFDHLTGHSLPFFRRHLTGALGNRISATATASASIYGTMTWNVTPPCVEFIGATVVLLTIDWKLAMALTLFVATVALVIVLFGIRGRKLHETYGMHASRVGGEIIDTVSNIWTVQAFTAHQQEHDRLKWQVEQEARAQRRSWMYLEKARVLHDICLWIMAGSMLFWALYAWRRDVMTTGDVVVVSALAFRILHGSRDLALALVGTAQQFGVIGEMLGVVAQPHGMKDLPDARVYEPRGGRIELHDVHYAYPDGHQVFRGLELRVPAGQKVGVVGASGAGKSTLLNLLQRLDDVSRGSILLDGQPVAAITRDSLRGAIAVVPQDVPLFRRTIMENIRYGRPEATDEEVYEAARLAHCDEFIDRLPDGYQTLLVERGASLSGGQRQRLSMARAFLKNAPILLLDEATSALDSRSEVRVQQALNDLMRNRTVLAVAHRLSTLSSFDRIIVLDEGRLVEDGPPDVLRERGGLFATLWHMQSRQEPLEENLSMR; encoded by the coding sequence ATGTCCGCCCACCAGTCCATCCCCGCCCGTCCGCTTCCCTTCTTGTTCCATTACGTCAAGGCCAGGCCGGGCAGCTTCACCTGCCTGGCCTTGCTGATCGTCGGCGCGGCGAGCTGCGCCGTCGCCGTTCAATACGGCATGAAGCTGATCGTCGACGCGATGGCCGAACCCGACCGTGCCCGCGCCGATATCTGGCATCCGCTGGCTTTCTTCCTGGTGCTGATTGGCTTGGAAAGCGCCTTGTGGCGGTCGGCCGGATGGCTGGGATGCCGCACCATCGTGGCGTCCTGCGCGGACATGCGCATCGATCTGTTCGATCACCTGACCGGACACTCCCTGCCTTTCTTCAGGCGCCACCTGACGGGCGCGCTCGGCAATCGCATATCGGCCACGGCCACCGCCAGCGCCTCGATCTATGGAACGATGACCTGGAACGTGACGCCGCCCTGCGTGGAATTCATCGGCGCGACGGTGGTCCTGCTGACCATAGACTGGAAACTCGCCATGGCGCTGACGCTGTTCGTGGCGACCGTGGCCCTGGTCATCGTGCTGTTCGGCATACGCGGCCGCAAGCTCCACGAGACCTACGGCATGCACGCATCGCGCGTGGGCGGCGAGATCATCGATACAGTGTCGAACATCTGGACGGTGCAGGCATTCACCGCGCACCAACAGGAACATGACCGGCTGAAATGGCAGGTCGAACAGGAGGCCCGCGCCCAGCGGCGCAGCTGGATGTACCTGGAAAAGGCCCGCGTGCTGCACGATATCTGCCTGTGGATCATGGCCGGGTCGATGCTGTTCTGGGCCTTGTACGCCTGGCGCCGCGACGTCATGACGACGGGCGATGTCGTGGTCGTCAGCGCCCTGGCGTTTCGCATCCTGCACGGCTCGCGCGACCTGGCCCTGGCACTGGTGGGCACCGCGCAGCAGTTCGGCGTGATAGGCGAGATGCTGGGCGTGGTGGCGCAACCGCATGGCATGAAGGACCTTCCCGATGCGCGCGTCTACGAACCGCGCGGCGGTCGGATCGAGCTGCACGATGTCCACTACGCCTACCCCGATGGCCACCAGGTCTTCCGGGGACTGGAGCTGCGCGTCCCCGCCGGACAGAAGGTCGGCGTGGTGGGCGCATCCGGCGCGGGCAAGTCCACGCTGCTGAACCTGTTGCAGCGGCTGGACGACGTCAGCCGCGGCAGCATCCTGCTGGACGGTCAGCCCGTGGCGGCGATCACGCGCGACAGCCTGCGCGGGGCGATCGCAGTGGTGCCGCAGGACGTGCCCTTGTTTCGCCGCACCATCATGGAGAATATCCGCTATGGCCGGCCGGAAGCGACCGACGAAGAAGTCTACGAGGCGGCCCGGCTGGCGCACTGCGACGAGTTCATCGACCGGCTGCCGGACGGCTACCAGACGCTGCTGGTCGAACGCGGCGCCTCGCTATCGGGCGGACAGCGTCAGCGCCTGTCCATGGCGCGGGCTTTCCTGAAAAACGCACCCATCCTGCTGCTGGACGAAGCCACGTCCGCGCTGGACAGCCGGTCGGAGGTGCGCGTGCAGCAGGCCTTGAACGACCTGATGCGCAATCGCACCGTGCTGGCCGTCGCGCACCGCCTGTCGACGCTGTCGTCCTTCGATCGGATCATCGTGCTGGACGAAGGCCGCCTGGTGGAAGACGGCCCGCCCGACGTACTGCGCGAACGTGGCGGGCTCTTCGCCACGCTCTGGCACATGCAGAGCCGCCAGGAGCCGCTGGAGGAAAACCTGTCGATGCGATAG
- a CDS encoding beta-glucosidase has protein sequence MTSVFRSFLQGGFECSTLKFPDGRRLDLLESTGHARHALADFRALSACGIRTVRDGLRWHRIEREDGSFDWSSALGQIDAAVRSGTQVIWDLCHYGWPEHLDIWSPGFPQRFARYAARAAALIRERCPGVPFYCPVNEQSYWAWAGGEMNHFGPCGTGRGEELKRQLAACTVAAIEAIRQIDARARFVLADPVIRVAPATPEDRVAAHHCTLAQYQGWDMVRGSMAPELGGATEYLDIIGVNFYPHNQWYLNGPTLQRGAPGYLPLRELLARVHARYARPILIAETGAEGEQRAAWLRYVCDETAAAMAQGLPILGICLYPVTDYPGWEDDRHCPTGLLGYADADGRRPVDMATATELFRQQRRFRDLSEAPVHVAASMGAR, from the coding sequence ATGACGTCTGTCTTCCGCAGTTTCCTGCAAGGCGGATTCGAGTGCTCGACGCTGAAGTTTCCGGACGGCAGGCGCCTGGACCTGCTGGAGAGCACCGGCCATGCGCGCCACGCGCTGGCCGACTTCCGGGCCCTGTCCGCCTGCGGCATCCGGACCGTGCGCGACGGCCTGCGCTGGCACCGCATCGAGCGCGAGGACGGCAGCTTCGACTGGAGCAGCGCCCTCGGCCAGATCGATGCCGCCGTGCGCAGCGGCACGCAGGTCATCTGGGACCTGTGCCACTACGGCTGGCCCGAACACCTCGATATCTGGAGCCCCGGGTTTCCGCAGCGCTTCGCCCGCTACGCCGCCCGGGCCGCCGCGCTGATACGCGAACGCTGCCCCGGCGTGCCCTTCTACTGCCCGGTCAACGAACAGTCGTATTGGGCCTGGGCGGGCGGCGAAATGAACCACTTCGGACCTTGCGGCACGGGCCGCGGCGAGGAGCTGAAGCGCCAGCTCGCGGCCTGCACCGTGGCGGCGATCGAAGCGATACGGCAGATCGACGCGCGCGCCCGCTTCGTCCTGGCGGACCCCGTGATCCGCGTCGCGCCCGCCACGCCGGAGGATCGCGTCGCCGCCCACCACTGCACGCTGGCCCAGTACCAGGGCTGGGACATGGTGCGCGGCAGCATGGCGCCGGAACTCGGCGGCGCGACCGAGTACCTGGACATCATCGGCGTGAACTTCTATCCCCACAACCAGTGGTACCTGAACGGGCCGACCCTGCAGCGTGGCGCCCCGGGCTACCTGCCCTTGCGCGAATTGCTGGCGCGGGTTCACGCGCGCTACGCAAGGCCGATCCTGATCGCCGAAACCGGCGCGGAAGGCGAACAGCGCGCGGCCTGGCTGCGCTATGTCTGCGATGAAACGGCGGCGGCGATGGCACAGGGCCTGCCCATCCTCGGCATCTGCCTGTATCCCGTCACCGACTATCCCGGCTGGGAGGACGACAGGCACTGTCCGACCGGGCTGCTGGGCTACGCCGACGCCGACGGACGCCGTCCCGTCGACATGGCGACGGCGACCGAACTGTTCCGGCAACAGCGCCGCTTCCGGGATCTGTCCGAAGCGCCCGTCCATGTCGCGGCCTCCATGGGCGCGCGTTGA
- a CDS encoding branched-chain amino acid ABC transporter permease produces MLSYLAFSLTLAAVYCLLALGLTVIWGYTGMVNLGIVGFFAVGAYASAIVTTQLGWPILAGWILGALAAGAAGVVMTYATRGLRGDYLAIVTLGFAETVRLVALNENWLTKGAEGISGIPGPMKAELGPWFNTAYLLVAWLIAALAAWLLARIAASPYGRVLRAIRDDDVVALVAGKNVPRYKVAAFAIGTALAGLAGALYAHFTSYIAPDLVAPLLTIYVFLAATAGGNARPMGAVVGALLVMALLEGTRMLAEFTSALSAVQAAALRDFIIAAALVAILQVRSQGILPERIRPAGADSHRPNH; encoded by the coding sequence ATGCTTTCCTATCTGGCGTTCTCCCTTACATTGGCGGCCGTGTACTGCCTGCTGGCCCTGGGCCTGACCGTGATCTGGGGCTACACCGGTATGGTCAACCTGGGCATCGTCGGCTTTTTCGCCGTGGGTGCGTATGCCTCGGCCATCGTCACCACGCAGCTGGGCTGGCCCATCCTGGCGGGCTGGATCCTGGGCGCGCTGGCCGCGGGCGCGGCGGGCGTGGTGATGACGTATGCGACGCGAGGACTGCGTGGCGACTACCTGGCCATCGTGACGCTGGGCTTCGCCGAAACGGTGCGCCTGGTGGCGCTGAACGAGAACTGGCTGACCAAGGGTGCCGAAGGTATTTCCGGCATACCGGGCCCCATGAAGGCTGAGCTGGGCCCATGGTTCAACACCGCGTACCTGCTGGTGGCCTGGCTGATCGCCGCGCTGGCCGCCTGGCTGCTGGCGCGGATCGCCGCGAGTCCCTACGGCCGCGTGCTGCGCGCCATACGCGACGATGACGTGGTCGCGCTCGTGGCCGGCAAGAATGTGCCGCGCTACAAGGTGGCCGCGTTCGCCATCGGCACCGCGCTGGCCGGCCTGGCCGGGGCGCTGTACGCGCATTTCACTTCCTACATCGCGCCCGACCTGGTCGCGCCCTTGCTGACCATCTACGTGTTCCTGGCCGCGACGGCCGGCGGAAACGCACGGCCCATGGGCGCGGTGGTCGGCGCGTTGCTGGTCATGGCCCTGCTTGAAGGCACGCGCATGCTGGCGGAATTCACATCGGCATTGTCGGCGGTGCAGGCCGCGGCCCTGCGCGATTTCATCATCGCGGCCGCGCTGGTCGCCATCCTGCAGGTGCGTTCGCAGGGCATCCTGCCGGAACGCATACGCCCGGCGGGAGCCGACAGCCATCGTCCCAACCACTGA